A single genomic interval of Bacillus smithii harbors:
- a CDS encoding G5 and 3D domain-containing protein, protein MTVNEFKQDRSRFKSRKSFLLAAGVVLLSSTSAYSYYESTEKTVEVKINNREKTIETRADTVAEVVKELKLPVKPKDYLVPSKQTKIKDGMNIEWKPSKQIHLTIEGKKKTVWTTADTVKDFLKEEHLSISQFDKVAPSFNQALQNHMNVKINKAFPVTLVDGNRKKTVWTASTTVGDFLKQQGITFGKWDKVKPGFDDYLHSNSSVKIVRVKKTTDVVEKSKAFAITIQKDPSLMEGERKVLQEGRNGTVINTYESVYENGRLISKKLLEQRTIVEGRNKIIAEGTKKRDGQFAAETASTAGTRGRELLVTATAYTSNCRGCSGITATGINIHSSPNMRIIAVDPGLIPLGSRVYVEGYGYAVAADTGGAIKGNRIDILMPSQSAAAQWGRKQVKIQIID, encoded by the coding sequence ATGACAGTAAACGAATTTAAACAGGATCGTTCAAGGTTTAAGTCGAGAAAAAGTTTTTTATTGGCAGCTGGAGTTGTTCTTCTATCATCTACAAGTGCTTATTCTTATTATGAAAGCACAGAGAAAACGGTTGAGGTCAAAATCAACAACCGGGAGAAAACGATTGAAACAAGGGCCGACACCGTGGCAGAGGTGGTGAAAGAACTCAAGCTGCCTGTCAAACCAAAAGATTATTTAGTTCCTTCAAAACAGACCAAAATAAAAGACGGAATGAATATTGAATGGAAGCCATCCAAGCAGATCCATCTTACGATCGAAGGCAAGAAAAAGACGGTTTGGACAACTGCCGATACGGTGAAGGACTTTCTGAAGGAAGAACATTTGTCCATTTCTCAATTCGACAAAGTGGCTCCTTCGTTCAATCAAGCCCTTCAAAATCATATGAATGTCAAAATCAATAAGGCGTTTCCGGTGACGTTAGTGGACGGAAACAGGAAAAAAACAGTATGGACTGCTTCGACTACTGTCGGTGATTTTTTAAAACAACAGGGGATCACTTTTGGCAAATGGGACAAGGTAAAGCCTGGATTCGACGACTACTTGCATTCAAACAGCTCCGTGAAAATCGTTCGAGTTAAAAAAACCACCGATGTAGTGGAAAAGTCTAAAGCATTTGCTATCACCATCCAAAAAGACCCAAGTCTTATGGAAGGAGAGAGAAAGGTTCTTCAGGAAGGGCGAAACGGTACAGTGATAAACACATATGAGTCTGTCTATGAAAATGGTCGGCTCATCTCTAAAAAACTTTTAGAGCAAAGGACGATAGTGGAAGGTCGAAATAAAATTATTGCGGAAGGCACGAAAAAGAGAGATGGTCAATTTGCAGCTGAAACGGCGTCGACCGCTGGCACTAGAGGAAGAGAGCTTTTGGTAACGGCCACTGCCTATACCTCCAATTGCAGGGGCTGTTCAGGAATTACAGCGACAGGCATAAATATACATTCCAGCCCTAATATGAGAATCATTGCTGTCGATCCGGGGCTTATTCCCCTTGGATCTAGGGTATATGTGGAAGGATACGGCTATGCCGTTGCGGCGGATACGGGTGGAGCCATCAAAGGCAACCGGATTGACATTCTTATGCCTTCCCAATCCGCAGCAGCACAATGGGGCCGGAAACAAGTCAAGATTCAGATTATCGATTGA
- the rsmA gene encoding 16S rRNA (adenine(1518)-N(6)/adenine(1519)-N(6))-dimethyltransferase RsmA produces MKDIATPSRTREILKKYGFAFKKSLGQNFLVDPNVLNRITEAAGLTKETAAIEIGPGIGALTEHLARKAGKVVAFEIDKRLLPILKDTLSPYKNVEIIHQDVLKANVKEVIKEELSGYSDIMVVANLPYYVTTPIIMKLLEECLPIRGLVVMMQKEVADRLSAQPGTKEYGSLSIAVQYYTEAKTAFVVPKTVFIPQPNVDSAVIHLKRRTKPLVEVDNESFFFSLVKAAFAQRRKTLINNLTSQMPNGKEKKEQILNILAEAEIDPSRRGESLSIQEFARLSNLLYPLFS; encoded by the coding sequence ATGAAAGATATTGCGACACCGTCCAGAACGAGAGAAATTTTAAAAAAATATGGCTTTGCGTTCAAAAAGAGTTTAGGGCAAAACTTTCTCGTCGATCCTAATGTGTTAAATCGGATCACTGAAGCCGCCGGTCTGACGAAGGAAACAGCTGCCATTGAAATCGGCCCGGGAATTGGCGCTTTAACCGAGCATTTGGCGCGAAAAGCGGGAAAAGTGGTGGCATTTGAAATTGACAAGCGGCTATTGCCTATTTTGAAGGACACGCTTTCCCCCTATAAGAACGTAGAAATTATTCACCAAGACGTTTTGAAAGCGAATGTAAAAGAGGTCATTAAAGAAGAGCTTTCCGGATATTCCGATATTATGGTGGTGGCTAACCTCCCTTATTATGTCACTACTCCAATTATTATGAAATTATTGGAAGAATGTTTGCCGATTAGAGGGCTGGTGGTTATGATGCAAAAGGAAGTCGCTGATCGGCTTTCGGCACAACCAGGTACGAAAGAGTACGGCTCTTTATCCATCGCCGTACAATATTATACGGAAGCAAAGACAGCGTTTGTCGTACCTAAAACCGTTTTTATCCCTCAGCCTAATGTCGACTCTGCTGTCATTCATTTAAAAAGACGAACAAAGCCCCTCGTGGAAGTGGATAATGAATCTTTCTTCTTTTCTCTCGTCAAAGCGGCTTTTGCGCAAAGAAGAAAAACGTTAATCAATAACTTAACTTCGCAAATGCCCAATGGCAAAGAAAAAAAAGAACAAATTCTCAACATTCTTGCTGAAGCGGAGATTGATCCTTCCCGCCGGGGTGAATCTTTATCCATACAAGAATTTGCTCGTTTAAGCAATTTGCTATATCCGTTATTTTCTTAA
- a CDS encoding IS1182 family transposase, whose amino-acid sequence MLTKNTQMNRDQIEMIALDQLVPADHLVRKIDAAIDFSFIYSLVQDMYSSERGRPSIDPVVLIKMAFIQYTFGIRSMRKTIEEIETNLAYRWFLGFGFYDKVPHFSTFGKNYERRFKDTDLFEQIFYRILKEAADKKLISSEHVFIDSTHVKASANKHKFEKKVVRKETKAYQARLQDEINADREAHGKKPFPPDKFGKEEYKEIKESTTDPESGYYVKDERTKQFAYSFHAAADRNGFVLGAIVTPGNIHDSSVLEPLLEKVIEKHGKPVVVAADAGYKTPAVAQYIFENDMTPALPYTRPRTKDGYFKKHEYVYDEYYDCYLCPQGQVLKYATTTKEGYRQYFSDPVQCKDCPFLSKCTQSKEHKKLIQRHVWEFYLEEADHLRHTQENKSIYARRKETIERVFADAKEKHGMRWTTLRGLKKLSMQAMLTFAAMNLKKMACWTWKSPAIT is encoded by the coding sequence GTGCTAACAAAAAATACACAGATGAATCGTGATCAAATAGAAATGATAGCTTTAGACCAACTTGTACCTGCAGATCATTTGGTTCGTAAAATCGACGCTGCTATTGATTTTTCATTTATCTATTCGCTTGTTCAAGACATGTATTCATCGGAAAGAGGTCGACCAAGTATTGATCCAGTTGTATTGATTAAAATGGCTTTCATCCAATATACCTTCGGTATTCGTTCCATGCGAAAAACTATAGAGGAAATCGAAACGAATCTGGCTTACCGTTGGTTTCTTGGATTTGGTTTTTATGATAAGGTACCTCACTTTTCAACGTTTGGGAAAAACTACGAGCGACGCTTTAAGGATACAGACTTATTTGAACAGATATTCTATCGCATTTTGAAAGAAGCTGCAGATAAGAAGCTGATAAGCAGTGAGCATGTCTTTATTGATTCTACTCATGTCAAAGCGAGTGCGAATAAGCATAAATTTGAGAAGAAAGTGGTTCGAAAAGAAACGAAAGCCTATCAAGCACGTCTACAAGATGAGATAAATGCTGATCGAGAAGCACATGGAAAAAAGCCATTTCCTCCAGATAAATTTGGGAAAGAAGAATATAAAGAAATAAAAGAAAGTACCACTGATCCGGAAAGTGGTTACTACGTAAAAGACGAGCGAACAAAACAGTTTGCTTACTCATTCCATGCTGCTGCGGATCGAAATGGCTTTGTTTTGGGGGCTATTGTAACGCCAGGGAATATTCATGACAGTTCCGTATTGGAGCCACTTCTTGAAAAAGTCATAGAAAAACATGGAAAACCGGTTGTAGTTGCTGCTGACGCTGGATATAAAACTCCCGCCGTTGCCCAATACATATTTGAAAATGATATGACCCCTGCTTTACCTTATACTCGCCCTCGTACAAAGGATGGTTATTTCAAAAAACATGAGTATGTTTACGATGAATACTACGATTGTTATCTTTGTCCGCAAGGACAAGTGTTAAAATATGCAACTACGACGAAGGAAGGCTATCGTCAATATTTTTCTGATCCAGTCCAGTGTAAAGATTGTCCATTCCTTTCGAAGTGCACCCAAAGTAAGGAGCATAAAAAACTGATTCAGCGACATGTATGGGAATTTTATTTAGAGGAAGCTGATCATCTTCGGCATACACAAGAGAATAAGAGCATTTATGCAAGACGGAAAGAAACCATTGAACGTGTTTTTGCTGATGCAAAGGAAAAGCATGGTATGCGTTGGACAACCTTAAGAGGTCTAAAAAAATTGTCCATGCAGGCGATGCTAACTTTTGCTGCAATGAATTTGAAAAAGATGGCTTGCTGGACATGGAAAAGTCCAGCAATAACATAA
- the veg gene encoding biofilm formation stimulator Veg, translating to MPKTLADIKKALDSNLGKRLLLRANGGRRKTIERSGILAETYPAVFVVELDQDENSFERVSYSYADVLTETVELKFYEDSTGNMALGQQ from the coding sequence ATGCCGAAAACATTAGCCGACATTAAAAAAGCACTTGATTCCAATCTTGGAAAAAGACTTTTGCTAAGAGCAAATGGTGGTCGAAGAAAGACCATCGAGCGATCCGGTATATTAGCTGAAACGTATCCAGCTGTGTTCGTCGTTGAATTGGATCAAGACGAAAACTCTTTTGAAAGAGTGTCGTACAGCTATGCGGATGTGTTGACAGAAACAGTGGAGTTAAAATTTTACGAAGATTCAACAGGGAATATGGCATTAGGGCAGCAGTAG
- the rnmV gene encoding ribonuclease M5 gives MKIKEVIVVEGKDDTTAIRRAVDADTIETNGSAVSKETIEKIKLAQEKRGVIVFTDPDYPGERIRHIISQAVPNCKHAFLPKDEAKPKNGKGIGVEHASPESIREALKEAQWMEKEAEEQIRKEDLITAGLIGGGNARERREKLGIKLKIGYTNGKQLYNRLKMFQITREQFLKAMEEVLQEEKR, from the coding sequence ATGAAAATAAAAGAAGTGATCGTTGTAGAGGGGAAAGATGATACAACGGCGATCCGGCGTGCCGTTGATGCCGATACAATTGAGACAAACGGATCTGCTGTTTCGAAAGAGACGATCGAAAAGATTAAACTGGCACAAGAAAAAAGAGGGGTCATTGTTTTTACAGACCCGGATTATCCCGGCGAGCGGATCAGGCACATTATTTCTCAAGCGGTTCCCAATTGCAAGCATGCTTTTTTGCCAAAGGACGAAGCGAAGCCGAAGAATGGAAAAGGAATCGGAGTCGAACATGCCAGTCCTGAAAGTATCAGGGAAGCGCTAAAAGAAGCGCAATGGATGGAAAAAGAAGCAGAAGAGCAAATAAGGAAAGAAGATTTGATCACTGCCGGATTAATCGGTGGAGGAAATGCCAGAGAAAGAAGAGAAAAATTAGGGATTAAGTTAAAAATAGGCTACACAAACGGAAAACAGCTTTATAACAGGCTAAAGATGTTTCAAATTACAAGAGAACAGTTTTTGAAAGCCATGGAGGAAGTGCTGCAGGAGGAAAAACGATGA
- the yabG gene encoding sporulation peptidase YabG: protein MGIKINDMVGRQSYKCDLLFRVIDFTNINGKEMAILYGEDFRLMADAPIEDLIVIEQKEQLEAARQIRTLEKQSFELFQRDLHLLKERQEYEVTGGYNEEGSNIFQIPGKVLHLDGDPAFLKKCLAVYGQFGVPVKGIHCSEKDMPVKVLELLERHRPEILVITGHDSYSKSKGKKSDLNAYRNSKYFVQTVKEARKKIPSLDQLIIFAGACQSHFESLIRAGANFASSPFRVNIHALDPVYIVAKISYTPFHQSVNVLDVLKNTLTGNKGLGGVETRGVLRTGMPYHWNLDD, encoded by the coding sequence ATGGGGATCAAAATCAATGATATGGTCGGCCGGCAGTCTTACAAATGCGATTTGTTGTTTCGGGTTATCGATTTCACAAATATAAACGGAAAAGAGATGGCGATTTTATACGGTGAGGATTTTCGATTAATGGCAGACGCCCCGATTGAGGATTTGATCGTCATCGAACAAAAAGAACAGCTGGAAGCGGCTCGCCAGATCAGAACGCTGGAAAAACAATCATTTGAGCTTTTTCAACGAGACCTCCATTTGCTGAAGGAAAGGCAAGAATATGAAGTTACAGGGGGCTACAACGAGGAAGGATCCAATATATTTCAGATACCTGGAAAAGTGTTGCATTTAGACGGAGATCCGGCTTTTTTAAAAAAATGTCTGGCTGTCTATGGACAATTTGGAGTTCCCGTCAAAGGCATACATTGCAGTGAGAAAGATATGCCGGTAAAAGTGTTGGAGCTTTTGGAACGGCATCGGCCGGAGATTCTTGTCATAACGGGACATGATTCCTATTCAAAGTCAAAAGGGAAAAAATCGGATTTAAATGCTTATCGAAATTCCAAATATTTTGTTCAAACCGTAAAGGAAGCTCGAAAAAAAATACCGAGTCTTGATCAGTTAATTATTTTTGCGGGTGCTTGCCAATCCCATTTCGAATCATTAATTAGGGCCGGCGCCAATTTTGCCAGTTCGCCGTTTCGAGTCAACATTCATGCCTTGGATCCTGTCTATATTGTAGCTAAAATCAGTTATACCCCTTTTCATCAATCGGTTAATGTGTTAGATGTCCTTAAGAATACATTAACTGGAAATAAAGGGTTAGGCGGTGTAGAAACGAGGGGAGTTTTAAGGACCGGAATGCCGTACCATTGGAATTTAGATGATTAA
- a CDS encoding TatD family hydrolase: MLFDTHVHLNDEQFSDDLDEVIDRAKEAGVEKMVVVGFDRPTIEKAMKLVDQYDFLYASIGWHPVDAIDMTEADLEWIEKLTSHPKVVAIGEIGLDYHWDKSPKEVQKEVFRKQIRLAKKVKLPIIIHTREATQDTIEILKEEGAHEVGGIMHCFSGSVETARECINMNFYISLGGTVTFKNAKKPKEVAAEIPLEKLLIETDCPYLAPHPYRGKRNEPALVKLVAEQIAELKGIPYEEVARKTTGNAQKLFGIV, translated from the coding sequence ATGTTGTTTGATACTCATGTTCATTTGAACGATGAACAATTTTCCGATGATTTGGACGAGGTGATAGACAGAGCAAAAGAAGCCGGTGTCGAAAAGATGGTGGTGGTAGGTTTTGACCGGCCTACGATTGAAAAAGCGATGAAACTAGTAGATCAATACGATTTTCTATACGCCAGTATAGGGTGGCACCCGGTGGATGCTATCGATATGACAGAGGCTGATTTGGAGTGGATTGAAAAATTGACCTCTCATCCAAAAGTAGTAGCAATAGGAGAAATAGGGTTGGATTATCATTGGGATAAGTCCCCAAAAGAGGTTCAAAAAGAAGTGTTTCGCAAACAAATTCGACTAGCCAAAAAAGTAAAATTGCCGATTATTATCCATACTCGAGAAGCGACACAAGACACTATAGAAATTTTGAAAGAAGAAGGAGCGCATGAAGTAGGAGGAATTATGCACTGCTTCAGCGGCAGCGTTGAAACAGCACGAGAATGTATCAATATGAATTTTTATATTTCTTTGGGCGGTACGGTAACATTTAAAAATGCGAAAAAGCCAAAGGAAGTTGCTGCTGAAATTCCTTTAGAAAAACTATTAATCGAAACAGATTGTCCGTATTTAGCTCCGCATCCTTACCGCGGCAAACGAAATGAACCTGCACTCGTAAAACTCGTTGCCGAGCAAATTGCCGAATTAAAGGGCATTCCTTATGAAGAGGTAGCCCGGAAAACGACGGGAAATGCCCAAAAATTATTCGGCATTGTCTGA
- the metG gene encoding methionine--tRNA ligase, translated as MKKTFYLTTPIYYPSGNLHIGHAYTTVAGDAMARYKRMRGYDVMFLTGTDEHGQKIQRKAEEKGVTPQQYVDEIVAGIQELWRKLDISYDDFIRTTQDRHKKMVEKIFKKLLDQGDIYLDQYEGWYCTPCESFFTERQLVDGKCPDCGRPVEKVKEESYFFKMSKYVDRLLQFYEENPDFIQPESRKNEMINNFIKPGLEDLAVSRTTFDWGIKVPGDPKHVIYVWIDALTNYITAIGYGSENESKFKKYWPADVHLVGKEIVRFHTIYWPIILMALDLPLPKKVFAHGWLLMKDGKMSKSKGNVVDPVTLIDRYGLDALRYYLLREVPFGSDGVFTPEGFIERINYDLANDLGNLLNRTVAMINKYFDGRIPAYKGSESEYERQLLEANKETVEKYEEAMENMEFSVALTVVWQLISRTNKFIDETQPWILAKEEDKREELASVMVHLAESLRRVAVLLKPFLTTAPKKIFEQLNLSTEQFTSWESLETFGVIPDGTKVVEKGEPIFPRLDIDEEVKFIKSKMQGGSQPAEVKKEKTNDSSAEISIDDFMKIDLRVAQVIEAEPVKKADKLLKLRLDLGDHKRQVISGIAPYYKPEELIGKKVICVVNLKPVKLRGELSEGMILAGEKDGVLSLASVDENLPNGAKVK; from the coding sequence ATGAAAAAAACTTTTTATTTGACAACGCCAATTTATTACCCAAGCGGAAATTTACATATTGGGCATGCTTATACAACGGTAGCCGGTGATGCGATGGCACGTTACAAAAGGATGCGCGGCTATGACGTGATGTTTTTAACGGGGACGGATGAACACGGGCAAAAAATTCAAAGAAAAGCGGAAGAAAAAGGGGTTACCCCTCAACAATATGTCGATGAAATCGTTGCCGGCATCCAAGAATTATGGAGAAAACTCGACATTTCATATGATGACTTTATTCGCACGACACAAGACCGCCATAAAAAAATGGTTGAAAAGATATTTAAAAAATTATTAGATCAAGGCGATATTTATCTTGATCAATATGAAGGCTGGTATTGTACACCGTGTGAATCTTTCTTTACTGAAAGACAGCTTGTAGACGGTAAATGCCCTGATTGCGGCCGGCCGGTTGAAAAAGTGAAAGAAGAATCCTATTTCTTCAAAATGAGCAAATATGTCGACCGTTTGTTGCAGTTTTATGAAGAAAATCCTGATTTTATCCAGCCTGAATCCCGAAAAAATGAAATGATTAATAACTTTATTAAGCCGGGATTGGAAGATCTAGCAGTTTCCCGCACTACCTTTGATTGGGGGATTAAAGTGCCGGGAGATCCAAAGCATGTCATTTATGTTTGGATTGATGCTTTGACCAATTATATTACCGCCATTGGATACGGAAGCGAAAATGAATCAAAATTCAAAAAATATTGGCCTGCTGATGTCCATCTAGTCGGAAAAGAAATTGTCCGCTTCCATACTATTTACTGGCCGATCATACTAATGGCGCTGGATTTGCCGCTGCCGAAGAAAGTATTTGCCCATGGCTGGCTGCTGATGAAAGATGGAAAAATGTCTAAATCAAAAGGGAATGTTGTCGATCCGGTAACATTGATCGACCGTTACGGACTTGATGCGCTGCGCTACTATTTGCTGCGCGAAGTTCCTTTTGGATCAGACGGCGTCTTTACACCAGAAGGGTTTATAGAACGGATCAACTATGATTTGGCAAATGACCTCGGAAACCTGCTCAATCGGACAGTTGCTATGATCAATAAATATTTTGATGGGCGGATTCCGGCTTATAAAGGATCCGAAAGCGAGTATGAACGTCAGTTGCTGGAAGCCAATAAGGAAACGGTAGAAAAATACGAAGAAGCGATGGAAAACATGGAATTTTCCGTTGCATTGACGGTCGTATGGCAGCTGATTAGTCGAACGAATAAGTTTATTGATGAAACTCAGCCTTGGATTTTGGCAAAAGAGGAAGATAAACGCGAAGAGCTGGCCAGTGTCATGGTTCACTTGGCAGAATCTTTACGTCGTGTAGCTGTTCTGCTTAAGCCATTTTTAACAACGGCTCCGAAAAAAATCTTTGAGCAGCTGAACCTTTCTACGGAACAGTTTACATCTTGGGAAAGCTTAGAAACATTCGGCGTCATTCCAGATGGCACAAAAGTAGTGGAAAAAGGAGAGCCGATTTTTCCGCGGCTGGATATTGACGAAGAAGTGAAATTTATTAAATCGAAAATGCAAGGCGGTTCGCAACCCGCTGAAGTGAAAAAAGAAAAAACAAATGACTCTTCTGCAGAAATTTCAATTGATGATTTTATGAAAATTGATTTAAGAGTCGCTCAAGTCATTGAGGCTGAACCGGTTAAAAAAGCGGATAAGCTGTTAAAACTGCGCCTTGATTTAGGAGACCATAAGCGCCAAGTGATCTCAGGAATCGCTCCATATTATAAGCCGGAAGAGTTGATCGGTAAAAAAGTGATTTGCGTAGTCAATTTAAAACCAGTTAAATTAAGAGGAGAATTATCAGAAGGAATGATTTTAGCCGGAGAAAAAGACGGCGTATTATCATTGGCGAGCGTCGATGAAAATCTTCCAAACGGTGCAAAGGTTAAATAA
- a CDS encoding small, acid-soluble spore protein, alpha/beta type, with protein sequence MGKRRGVMSDRFKEELAKELGFYDVVQRDGWGGITARDAGNMVKRAIEMAEHQLINKQQSE encoded by the coding sequence ATGGGCAAAAGACGAGGAGTTATGTCCGATCGTTTCAAAGAAGAACTTGCCAAAGAACTTGGGTTTTATGATGTCGTCCAACGAGATGGTTGGGGCGGCATAACGGCAAGAGACGCAGGAAACATGGTTAAACGAGCTATCGAAATGGCCGAACATCAGCTCATTAATAAGCAACAATCTGAATAA